The following are from one region of the Siniperca chuatsi isolate FFG_IHB_CAS linkage group LG21, ASM2008510v1, whole genome shotgun sequence genome:
- the rfx1a gene encoding MHC class II regulatory factor RFX1a isoform X10, which translates to MATTGYVGEIQPAAQPQGAGVTVTPGQPDASSTPPTATQYLAEIQTTVVTPTVVTPTGQTTPTDQATSITAQKPAAGGQTQSTAQAQPAQTQYVTAEIQGSPTQSGNAQSTPQYIVVTVTEGSLHSSDSVSDSSPPPAVVQTGVPTQVVQQVQAAQQRSVVQATSQIAKTEPGTQLSVTSLQPVHISPEVQQQLTPVPVQHVYTNQVQYVEGGDTNYTTSTIRSSTFPYTDTPLYTQTTATQYYEGQPTSGSQASTPGTPLAVSVTAGTTGGVSMFVAQPTSAAGGGATVVTTGGTTNGAGEGAGTNGGAAGSYVIQGGYMLGSSSGGAAGNSQNYSHTARASPATVSITEGEESSVPSADKKWLLDNYETAEGVSLPRSTLYCHYLLHCQEQKLEPVNAASFGKLIRSVFMGLRTRRLGTRGNSKYHYYGLRIKAGSSLLRLMEDQQHLAMRQQPFSQKQRLKPVHKVEGMTNGTASGAGQQQQQQGSGQVDISTQVQQYQQFLDASRALPEFPDIDLQGKSLPEGIELEHIKSFQLLYREHCEAILDVMVNLQFTLVETLWKTFWRFSQSQAGDATLAVHDESEKRLPKSCLVLLCKYEPVLRWSRDCDNSLYQGLVEILIPDVLRPIPSALTQAIRNFAKSLESWLTNAMMNIPEEMVRIKVTSANAFAQTLRRYTSLNHLAQAARAVLQNTAQINQMLSDLNRVDFANVQEQASWVCRCEDRVVQRLEQDFKLTLQQQNSLEQWAAWLDGVVSQVLKPYQQSPAFPKAAKLFLLKWSFYSSMVIRDLTLRSAASFGSFHLIRLLYDEYMYYLIEHRVAQAKGETPIAVMGEFASLGRGLSQLDPDKEEEEEEEEESDDEGQELSLPSDGGVLGEESLEPPAKLARTDQRVLFTTGSADN; encoded by the exons ATGGCCACCACAGGCTACGTAGGTGAGATCCAGCCGGCAGCCCAACCCCAGGGGGCTGGTGTTACCGTCACACCGGGGCAACCTGACGCCAGCTCCACCCCTCCAACTGCCACTCAGTATCTGGCTGAGATTCAGACTACTGTGGTCACTCCCACTGTTGTCACACCCACAGGACAAACTACTCCTACTGATCAAGCCACTTCCATCACCGCTCAGAAGCCTGCAGCTGGTGGTCAAACCCAGTCCACAGCACAGGCCCAGCCAGCTCAGACACAGTATGTGACTGCAGAGATCCAGGGCTCCCCCACACAGTCTGGAAATGCTCAAAGCACTCCTCAGTACATTGTTGTCACAGTCACAG AAGGCTCCCTTCACTCAAGTGACAGTGTGTCAGACTCTAGCCCTCCTCCAGCTGTGGTGCAGACAGGAGTTCCCACGCAGGTTGTTCAGCAAGTACAGGCGGCTCAACAG AGGTCTGTGGTGCAGGCCACTTCTCAGATAGCCAAGACTGAGCCAGGCACCCAGCTCAGTGTCACCAGTCTACAGCCTGTTCATATCAGCCCGGAG GTCCAGCAGCAGCTTACACCAGTGCCAGTGCAACATGTGTACACCAATCAAGTGCAGTATGTGGAAGGAGGAGACACCAACTACACCACCAGCACCAT TCGTTCCAGCACCTTCCCTTACACTGACACACCCCTGTACACCCAGACAACAGCTACCCAGTATTATGAAGGTCAGCCAACCTCAGGCTCACAGGCCTCCACCCCTGGTACGCCTCTAGCCGTCTCTGTGACTGCTGGCACAACAGGGGGTGTGTCCATGTTTGTGGCCCAGCCCACCAGTGCAGCAGGGGGAGGGGCCACCGTGGTGACCACAGGTGGCACCACCAATGGGGCAGGGGAAGGGGCAGGCACCAACGGTGGCGCAGCAGGCAGCTATGTGATCCAGGGGGGTTACATGCTGGGCAGCAGCAGCGGAGGGGCAGCTGGCAACAGTCAGAACTACTCACACACCGCCCGCGCCTCCCCAGCCACTGTGAGTATTACAGAGGGCGAGGAGAGTAGCGTGCCGTCGGCAGACAAGAAG TGGTTGCTGGACAACTATGAGACAGCTGAAGGAGTGAGTCTGCCACGTTCCACCCTCTACTGCCACTATCTGCTGCACTGCCAGGAGCAGAAACTAGAGCCTGTTAATGCTGCTTCTTTCGGGAAACTCATTAGATCTGTGTTCATGGGGCTACGCACACGACGCCTGGGTACACG GGGTAATTCTAAATACCACTACTACGGGCTGAGGATCAAGGCAGGCTCTTCTCTTCTCCGTCTGATGGAAGACCAGCAACATCTGGCCATGAGGCAGCAGCCCTTCTCACAGAAACAGAG GCTGAAGCCTGTGCATAAAGTAGAGGGAATGACCAATGGCACAGCATCAGGAGCAGgccagcagcaacagcagcaggggTCAGGGCAGGTGGACATCAGCACCCAGGTTCAGCAGTACCAGCAGTTCCTAG ATGCATCCAGAGCTCTCCCAGAGTTCCCAGACATCGACCTCCAGGGAAAGTCTCTGCCAGAGGGCATTGAGCTGGAGCACATAAAGAGCTTTCAGCTGCTGTACAGAGAACACTGTGAG GCCATACTAGATGTGATGGTCAACCTGCAGTTTACCCTGGTGGAAACTCTGTGGAAGACCTTCTGGAGGTTCAGCCAGAGTCAGGCTGGAGATGCCACGTTGGCTGT TCATGATGAGTCAGAGAAGCGTCTCCCTAAGTCCTGCCTGGTGTTGCTGTGCAAGTATGAGCCAGTGCTGCGCTGGAGTCGTGACTGTGACAACAGCCTGTACCAGGGCCTGGTGGAGATCCTCATCCCTGATGTACTCAGGCCCATCCCCA GTGCCTTAACTCAAGCCATCCGCAACTTTGCCAAGAGCCTGGAGAGCTGGCTGACCAATGCCATGATGAACATCCCTGAAGAAATGGTCCGCATCAAG GTAACGTCAGCCAATGCATTTGCCCAGACACTGCGTCGCTACACCAGTCTGAACCACCTCGCCCAGGCAGCCCGTGCTGTCCTCCAGAACACGGCACAGATCAACCAGATGCTCTCCGACCTCAACCGCGTCGACTTTGCTAATGTTCAG GAGCAGGCTTCATGGGTGTGCCGGTGTGAAGACCGTGTTGTCCAGCGGTTAGAGCAGGACTTCAAGCTGACCCTCCAGCAGCAGAACTCCCTGGAGCAGTGGGCTGCCTGGCTGGATGGTGTGGTTTCCCAGGTTCTAAAGCCCTACCAGCAAAGCCCTGCATTCCCTAAGGCCGCCAAGCTCTTTCTGCTCAAGTGGTCCTTTTACAG TTCCATGGTGATCCGGGACCTGACCCTGAGGAGTGCAGCCAGTTTTGGTTCCTTTCACCTGATCCGCCTGCTGTACGATGAGTACATGTACTACCTGATAGAGCACAGAGTGGCCCAGGCTAAAGGAGAGACCCCCATTGCTGTCATGGGAGAg TTTGCCAGTTTAGGCCGGGGTCTAAGCCAGCTGGATCCTGACAAAG aagaggaagaggaagaggaggaggagagtgatgACGAAGGTCAGGAGCTGTCCCTTCCCTCAGACGGGGGCGTGCTAGGAGAGGAGTCACTGGAGCCGCCTGCCAAGCTGGCCAGAACCGACCAGAGAGTCCTCTTCACAACCGGATCAGCTGACAACTAA
- the rfx1a gene encoding MHC class II regulatory factor RFX1a isoform X3, with translation MATTGYVGEIQPAAQPQGAGVTVTPGQPDASSTPPTATQYLAEIQTTVVTPTVVTPTGQTTPTDQATSITAQKPAAGGQTQSTAQAQPAQTQYVTAEIQGSPTQSGNAQSTPQYIVVTVTGSLHSSDSVSDSSPPPAVVQTGVPTQVVQQVQAAQQQRSVVQATSQIAKTEPGTQLSVTSLQPVHISPELLPSTEVTALVRDKNLEQWQLHHEIGQPDCLAWASADHIRECCGKPLYLPLDLLQYYQSLYLLSVHAEKEIGAHPAVTSSGPDQPPLQATTATFQVQQQLTPVPVQHVYTNQVQYVEGGDTNYTTSTIRSSTFPYTDTPLYTQTTATQYYEGQPTSGSQASTPGTPLAVSVTAGTTGGVSMFVAQPTSAAGGGATVVTTGGTTNGAGEGAGTNGGAAGSYVIQGGYMLGSSSGGAAGNSQNYSHTARASPATVSITEGEESSVPSADKKVQWLLDNYETAEGVSLPRSTLYCHYLLHCQEQKLEPVNAASFGKLIRSVFMGLRTRRLGTRGNSKYHYYGLRIKAGSSLLRLMEDQQHLAMRQQPFSQKQRLKPVHKVEGMTNGTASGAGQQQQQQGSGQVDISTQVQQYQQFLDASRALPEFPDIDLQGKSLPEGIELEHIKSFQLLYREHCEAILDVMVNLQFTLVETLWKTFWRFSQSQAGDATLAVHDESEKRLPKSCLVLLCKYEPVLRWSRDCDNSLYQGLVEILIPDVLRPIPSALTQAIRNFAKSLESWLTNAMMNIPEEMVRIKVTSANAFAQTLRRYTSLNHLAQAARAVLQNTAQINQMLSDLNRVDFANVQEQASWVCRCEDRVVQRLEQDFKLTLQQQNSLEQWAAWLDGVVSQVLKPYQQSPAFPKAAKLFLLKWSFYSSMVIRDLTLRSAASFGSFHLIRLLYDEYMYYLIEHRVAQAKGETPIAVMGEFASLGRGLSQLDPDKEEEEEEEEESDDEGQELSLPSDGGVLGEESLEPPAKLARTDQRVLFTTGSADN, from the exons ATGGCCACCACAGGCTACGTAGGTGAGATCCAGCCGGCAGCCCAACCCCAGGGGGCTGGTGTTACCGTCACACCGGGGCAACCTGACGCCAGCTCCACCCCTCCAACTGCCACTCAGTATCTGGCTGAGATTCAGACTACTGTGGTCACTCCCACTGTTGTCACACCCACAGGACAAACTACTCCTACTGATCAAGCCACTTCCATCACCGCTCAGAAGCCTGCAGCTGGTGGTCAAACCCAGTCCACAGCACAGGCCCAGCCAGCTCAGACACAGTATGTGACTGCAGAGATCCAGGGCTCCCCCACACAGTCTGGAAATGCTCAAAGCACTCCTCAGTACATTGTTGTCACAGTCACAG GCTCCCTTCACTCAAGTGACAGTGTGTCAGACTCTAGCCCTCCTCCAGCTGTGGTGCAGACAGGAGTTCCCACGCAGGTTGTTCAGCAAGTACAGGCGGCTCAACAG CAGAGGTCTGTGGTGCAGGCCACTTCTCAGATAGCCAAGACTGAGCCAGGCACCCAGCTCAGTGTCACCAGTCTACAGCCTGTTCATATCAGCCCGGAG CTCCTCCCTAGCACCGAGGTGACAGCGTTAGTCAGGGATAAGAATCTAGAACAATGGCAGCTGCATCATGAGATAGGACAGCCAGATTGCCTGGCCTGGGCATCAGCAGACCACATACGAGAATGCTGCGGCAAGCCCCTCTACCTCCCCTTGGACCTCCTTCAGTATTACCAATCATTGTACTTGCTCTCTGTACATGCGGAGAAAGAGATAGGAGCCCACCCTGCAGTCACAAGCTCAGGCCCTGATCAGCCACCACTGCAGGCTACAACTGCCACTTTCCAA GTCCAGCAGCAGCTTACACCAGTGCCAGTGCAACATGTGTACACCAATCAAGTGCAGTATGTGGAAGGAGGAGACACCAACTACACCACCAGCACCAT TCGTTCCAGCACCTTCCCTTACACTGACACACCCCTGTACACCCAGACAACAGCTACCCAGTATTATGAAGGTCAGCCAACCTCAGGCTCACAGGCCTCCACCCCTGGTACGCCTCTAGCCGTCTCTGTGACTGCTGGCACAACAGGGGGTGTGTCCATGTTTGTGGCCCAGCCCACCAGTGCAGCAGGGGGAGGGGCCACCGTGGTGACCACAGGTGGCACCACCAATGGGGCAGGGGAAGGGGCAGGCACCAACGGTGGCGCAGCAGGCAGCTATGTGATCCAGGGGGGTTACATGCTGGGCAGCAGCAGCGGAGGGGCAGCTGGCAACAGTCAGAACTACTCACACACCGCCCGCGCCTCCCCAGCCACTGTGAGTATTACAGAGGGCGAGGAGAGTAGCGTGCCGTCGGCAGACAAGAAG GTACAGTGGTTGCTGGACAACTATGAGACAGCTGAAGGAGTGAGTCTGCCACGTTCCACCCTCTACTGCCACTATCTGCTGCACTGCCAGGAGCAGAAACTAGAGCCTGTTAATGCTGCTTCTTTCGGGAAACTCATTAGATCTGTGTTCATGGGGCTACGCACACGACGCCTGGGTACACG GGGTAATTCTAAATACCACTACTACGGGCTGAGGATCAAGGCAGGCTCTTCTCTTCTCCGTCTGATGGAAGACCAGCAACATCTGGCCATGAGGCAGCAGCCCTTCTCACAGAAACAGAG GCTGAAGCCTGTGCATAAAGTAGAGGGAATGACCAATGGCACAGCATCAGGAGCAGgccagcagcaacagcagcaggggTCAGGGCAGGTGGACATCAGCACCCAGGTTCAGCAGTACCAGCAGTTCCTAG ATGCATCCAGAGCTCTCCCAGAGTTCCCAGACATCGACCTCCAGGGAAAGTCTCTGCCAGAGGGCATTGAGCTGGAGCACATAAAGAGCTTTCAGCTGCTGTACAGAGAACACTGTGAG GCCATACTAGATGTGATGGTCAACCTGCAGTTTACCCTGGTGGAAACTCTGTGGAAGACCTTCTGGAGGTTCAGCCAGAGTCAGGCTGGAGATGCCACGTTGGCTGT TCATGATGAGTCAGAGAAGCGTCTCCCTAAGTCCTGCCTGGTGTTGCTGTGCAAGTATGAGCCAGTGCTGCGCTGGAGTCGTGACTGTGACAACAGCCTGTACCAGGGCCTGGTGGAGATCCTCATCCCTGATGTACTCAGGCCCATCCCCA GTGCCTTAACTCAAGCCATCCGCAACTTTGCCAAGAGCCTGGAGAGCTGGCTGACCAATGCCATGATGAACATCCCTGAAGAAATGGTCCGCATCAAG GTAACGTCAGCCAATGCATTTGCCCAGACACTGCGTCGCTACACCAGTCTGAACCACCTCGCCCAGGCAGCCCGTGCTGTCCTCCAGAACACGGCACAGATCAACCAGATGCTCTCCGACCTCAACCGCGTCGACTTTGCTAATGTTCAG GAGCAGGCTTCATGGGTGTGCCGGTGTGAAGACCGTGTTGTCCAGCGGTTAGAGCAGGACTTCAAGCTGACCCTCCAGCAGCAGAACTCCCTGGAGCAGTGGGCTGCCTGGCTGGATGGTGTGGTTTCCCAGGTTCTAAAGCCCTACCAGCAAAGCCCTGCATTCCCTAAGGCCGCCAAGCTCTTTCTGCTCAAGTGGTCCTTTTACAG TTCCATGGTGATCCGGGACCTGACCCTGAGGAGTGCAGCCAGTTTTGGTTCCTTTCACCTGATCCGCCTGCTGTACGATGAGTACATGTACTACCTGATAGAGCACAGAGTGGCCCAGGCTAAAGGAGAGACCCCCATTGCTGTCATGGGAGAg TTTGCCAGTTTAGGCCGGGGTCTAAGCCAGCTGGATCCTGACAAAG aagaggaagaggaagaggaggaggagagtgatgACGAAGGTCAGGAGCTGTCCCTTCCCTCAGACGGGGGCGTGCTAGGAGAGGAGTCACTGGAGCCGCCTGCCAAGCTGGCCAGAACCGACCAGAGAGTCCTCTTCACAACCGGATCAGCTGACAACTAA
- the rfx1a gene encoding MHC class II regulatory factor RFX1a isoform X5 gives MATTGYVGEIQPAAQPQGAGVTVTPGQPDASSTPPTATQYLAEIQTTVVTPTVVTPTGQTTPTDQATSITAQKPAAGGQTQSTAQAQPAQTQYVTAEIQGSPTQSGNAQSTPQYIVVTVTGSLHSSDSVSDSSPPPAVVQTGVPTQVVQQVQAAQQRSVVQATSQIAKTEPGTQLSVTSLQPVHISPELLPSTEVTALVRDKNLEQWQLHHEIGQPDCLAWASADHIRECCGKPLYLPLDLLQYYQSLYLLSVHAEKEIGAHPAVTSSGPDQPPLQATTATFQVQQQLTPVPVQHVYTNQVQYVEGGDTNYTTSTIRSSTFPYTDTPLYTQTTATQYYEGQPTSGSQASTPGTPLAVSVTAGTTGGVSMFVAQPTSAAGGGATVVTTGGTTNGAGEGAGTNGGAAGSYVIQGGYMLGSSSGGAAGNSQNYSHTARASPATVSITEGEESSVPSADKKVQWLLDNYETAEGVSLPRSTLYCHYLLHCQEQKLEPVNAASFGKLIRSVFMGLRTRRLGTRGNSKYHYYGLRIKAGSSLLRLMEDQQHLAMRQQPFSQKQRLKPVHKVEGMTNGTASGAGQQQQQQGSGQVDISTQVQQYQQFLDASRALPEFPDIDLQGKSLPEGIELEHIKSFQLLYREHCEAILDVMVNLQFTLVETLWKTFWRFSQSQAGDATLAVHDESEKRLPKSCLVLLCKYEPVLRWSRDCDNSLYQGLVEILIPDVLRPIPSALTQAIRNFAKSLESWLTNAMMNIPEEMVRIKVTSANAFAQTLRRYTSLNHLAQAARAVLQNTAQINQMLSDLNRVDFANVQEQASWVCRCEDRVVQRLEQDFKLTLQQQNSLEQWAAWLDGVVSQVLKPYQQSPAFPKAAKLFLLKWSFYSSMVIRDLTLRSAASFGSFHLIRLLYDEYMYYLIEHRVAQAKGETPIAVMGEFASLGRGLSQLDPDKEEEEEEEEESDDEGQELSLPSDGGVLGEESLEPPAKLARTDQRVLFTTGSADN, from the exons ATGGCCACCACAGGCTACGTAGGTGAGATCCAGCCGGCAGCCCAACCCCAGGGGGCTGGTGTTACCGTCACACCGGGGCAACCTGACGCCAGCTCCACCCCTCCAACTGCCACTCAGTATCTGGCTGAGATTCAGACTACTGTGGTCACTCCCACTGTTGTCACACCCACAGGACAAACTACTCCTACTGATCAAGCCACTTCCATCACCGCTCAGAAGCCTGCAGCTGGTGGTCAAACCCAGTCCACAGCACAGGCCCAGCCAGCTCAGACACAGTATGTGACTGCAGAGATCCAGGGCTCCCCCACACAGTCTGGAAATGCTCAAAGCACTCCTCAGTACATTGTTGTCACAGTCACAG GCTCCCTTCACTCAAGTGACAGTGTGTCAGACTCTAGCCCTCCTCCAGCTGTGGTGCAGACAGGAGTTCCCACGCAGGTTGTTCAGCAAGTACAGGCGGCTCAACAG AGGTCTGTGGTGCAGGCCACTTCTCAGATAGCCAAGACTGAGCCAGGCACCCAGCTCAGTGTCACCAGTCTACAGCCTGTTCATATCAGCCCGGAG CTCCTCCCTAGCACCGAGGTGACAGCGTTAGTCAGGGATAAGAATCTAGAACAATGGCAGCTGCATCATGAGATAGGACAGCCAGATTGCCTGGCCTGGGCATCAGCAGACCACATACGAGAATGCTGCGGCAAGCCCCTCTACCTCCCCTTGGACCTCCTTCAGTATTACCAATCATTGTACTTGCTCTCTGTACATGCGGAGAAAGAGATAGGAGCCCACCCTGCAGTCACAAGCTCAGGCCCTGATCAGCCACCACTGCAGGCTACAACTGCCACTTTCCAA GTCCAGCAGCAGCTTACACCAGTGCCAGTGCAACATGTGTACACCAATCAAGTGCAGTATGTGGAAGGAGGAGACACCAACTACACCACCAGCACCAT TCGTTCCAGCACCTTCCCTTACACTGACACACCCCTGTACACCCAGACAACAGCTACCCAGTATTATGAAGGTCAGCCAACCTCAGGCTCACAGGCCTCCACCCCTGGTACGCCTCTAGCCGTCTCTGTGACTGCTGGCACAACAGGGGGTGTGTCCATGTTTGTGGCCCAGCCCACCAGTGCAGCAGGGGGAGGGGCCACCGTGGTGACCACAGGTGGCACCACCAATGGGGCAGGGGAAGGGGCAGGCACCAACGGTGGCGCAGCAGGCAGCTATGTGATCCAGGGGGGTTACATGCTGGGCAGCAGCAGCGGAGGGGCAGCTGGCAACAGTCAGAACTACTCACACACCGCCCGCGCCTCCCCAGCCACTGTGAGTATTACAGAGGGCGAGGAGAGTAGCGTGCCGTCGGCAGACAAGAAG GTACAGTGGTTGCTGGACAACTATGAGACAGCTGAAGGAGTGAGTCTGCCACGTTCCACCCTCTACTGCCACTATCTGCTGCACTGCCAGGAGCAGAAACTAGAGCCTGTTAATGCTGCTTCTTTCGGGAAACTCATTAGATCTGTGTTCATGGGGCTACGCACACGACGCCTGGGTACACG GGGTAATTCTAAATACCACTACTACGGGCTGAGGATCAAGGCAGGCTCTTCTCTTCTCCGTCTGATGGAAGACCAGCAACATCTGGCCATGAGGCAGCAGCCCTTCTCACAGAAACAGAG GCTGAAGCCTGTGCATAAAGTAGAGGGAATGACCAATGGCACAGCATCAGGAGCAGgccagcagcaacagcagcaggggTCAGGGCAGGTGGACATCAGCACCCAGGTTCAGCAGTACCAGCAGTTCCTAG ATGCATCCAGAGCTCTCCCAGAGTTCCCAGACATCGACCTCCAGGGAAAGTCTCTGCCAGAGGGCATTGAGCTGGAGCACATAAAGAGCTTTCAGCTGCTGTACAGAGAACACTGTGAG GCCATACTAGATGTGATGGTCAACCTGCAGTTTACCCTGGTGGAAACTCTGTGGAAGACCTTCTGGAGGTTCAGCCAGAGTCAGGCTGGAGATGCCACGTTGGCTGT TCATGATGAGTCAGAGAAGCGTCTCCCTAAGTCCTGCCTGGTGTTGCTGTGCAAGTATGAGCCAGTGCTGCGCTGGAGTCGTGACTGTGACAACAGCCTGTACCAGGGCCTGGTGGAGATCCTCATCCCTGATGTACTCAGGCCCATCCCCA GTGCCTTAACTCAAGCCATCCGCAACTTTGCCAAGAGCCTGGAGAGCTGGCTGACCAATGCCATGATGAACATCCCTGAAGAAATGGTCCGCATCAAG GTAACGTCAGCCAATGCATTTGCCCAGACACTGCGTCGCTACACCAGTCTGAACCACCTCGCCCAGGCAGCCCGTGCTGTCCTCCAGAACACGGCACAGATCAACCAGATGCTCTCCGACCTCAACCGCGTCGACTTTGCTAATGTTCAG GAGCAGGCTTCATGGGTGTGCCGGTGTGAAGACCGTGTTGTCCAGCGGTTAGAGCAGGACTTCAAGCTGACCCTCCAGCAGCAGAACTCCCTGGAGCAGTGGGCTGCCTGGCTGGATGGTGTGGTTTCCCAGGTTCTAAAGCCCTACCAGCAAAGCCCTGCATTCCCTAAGGCCGCCAAGCTCTTTCTGCTCAAGTGGTCCTTTTACAG TTCCATGGTGATCCGGGACCTGACCCTGAGGAGTGCAGCCAGTTTTGGTTCCTTTCACCTGATCCGCCTGCTGTACGATGAGTACATGTACTACCTGATAGAGCACAGAGTGGCCCAGGCTAAAGGAGAGACCCCCATTGCTGTCATGGGAGAg TTTGCCAGTTTAGGCCGGGGTCTAAGCCAGCTGGATCCTGACAAAG aagaggaagaggaagaggaggaggagagtgatgACGAAGGTCAGGAGCTGTCCCTTCCCTCAGACGGGGGCGTGCTAGGAGAGGAGTCACTGGAGCCGCCTGCCAAGCTGGCCAGAACCGACCAGAGAGTCCTCTTCACAACCGGATCAGCTGACAACTAA